Proteins from a single region of Phycisphaeraceae bacterium D3-23:
- a CDS encoding DEAD/DEAH box helicase encodes MDVFDLHKQVITDYSDYTKSFIRIRDDRIKKAVDEAVDHGLLWPDPLLQLNPAFEHGDTIDDLVREGVLDEECGQIFRIKTDQDQVGKPLRLHRHQSESIRIAARGEPYVLTTGTGSGKSLSYIIPAVDHVLRTGSGDGIKAIVVYPMNALANSQHDELSKFLDLGYDEGSSPVTFHRYTGQEGGEIRERLLNNPPDILLTNYVMLELILTRINEQRLIRRAKNLRFLVLDELHTYRGRQGADVAMLVRRCRETFSGEKMICVGTSATMVSKGDSDAQMKTVAEVATKVFGTEVPEANIIGESLRRTTEEFDYSEESVNVQLREAVESGEVPCDFTSLQSNVLASWIESTFGIDREASTGKLVRQRPRKIEGEGEAAEALARLTGCEEVLAISAIQRYLQAGTAVAAQNPDNGFPLFAFRLHQFITRGDTVWGPIASPVERAPHLTLRGQQFVPGDRAKVLLPFVFCRGCGQEYYRVEKPEDLDAEPLRPRERFSTICDEGYEAGYVYISEEHAWPENDEEIIQRVPNDWVEERDDGSLRIRKAREKWVPQNVKLGTKGKLDDEGIAATYLPAPFRFCLNPNCRVSYGFRQRGDSIKLATIGVDGRSTATTILALAAILRLRADDGLDRIARKLLSFTDNRQDASLQAGHFNDFVEVGLIRSALYRAMMPKGEGLDYDELVQRVEQAMNLPIDLYAEDPELRGQAVEMTKRALRSVLQYFLYRDMEAGWRVTSPNLEQCGLLKFEYIGLEDAIDESFWAERGAHGELVAASADQRKRIITVLLDHLRRNLIIKEDSLTPIHQERISEQSRQRLKEQSPWRVDDPNNMVRAGIAWPRSRTPKAHSEDLFLSAQSNYGMFLSRRDVLPLLNGSLSLDDRTKIIRDLLDGLRIWGLVEEVRTDSSGDSISGYQVPSSIMRWTPGDGSKPMIDPLKVTEASAALSAANEYFVAFYKTFVDFGTGLEAREHTAQVDSQDRQEREARFKEGVLPILFCSPTMELGIDIKQLNVVNMRNVPPSPANYAQRSGRAGRSGQPAFVYTYCSGYSPHDQYYFKRPSQMVSGVVTEPRIDLLNRDLIRAHVHAIWLAEAELNLGSTLTELLLVSEDDPSLPLREEVVTKLHHAPTQLKALTTAKRLLTSVHLEEAPWYREECIEEILAQVPQSFNAACNRWRSLYRSAVQQRTVQNRIIGDHTRNAPDRDRAKRLRAQAESQIQILTHARNAFEGDFYSYRYFASEGFLPGYNFPRLPLSAFIPGRRGRRGRDEFISRPRFLAVSEFGPRAVIYHEGARYIINKVNLAFDTDSEELTKFVMRSCSACGYCHQQMNGSLPDLCESCNTPLQATDEVRELVQLQNVTAKRWERITSDEEERQRIGYELKTTFRFSEQDGDLDVQTAEIRDGEQPVGRMTYGDAAHIWRINLGWLRREDQRQRGFVLDVERGYWESNKTAEDNDPSDPMSRRLDRVVPFVEDRRNVLVLRFDEQLTLETMASIQSALKQAIQHLYQLEPSELAAEPLPSKDDRRSLFFYEASEGGAGVLRQLVEDPMALARVARQAIEICHFDSETYEDKGYEMGDGAGCEAACYDCLLDYFNQPDHLLLDRKIAVEVLKQLVSARVESSSGALPRAERIALFYQACDSELERRWLKAVEERHLAIPTHAQHLIENPKTRPDFYYDRARAVIYIDGPPHDTAEQKKVDERMSGELLDRGYLVIRFHHQDIWDDIFKRHPDIFGGVE; translated from the coding sequence ATGGACGTCTTTGACCTTCATAAGCAGGTAATCACAGACTACTCAGACTACACGAAGAGTTTTATCCGGATCCGTGACGACCGGATTAAGAAAGCTGTGGATGAGGCAGTCGATCACGGACTGCTTTGGCCCGATCCACTGCTGCAACTCAATCCCGCGTTCGAACATGGCGACACAATCGACGACCTAGTACGAGAAGGTGTTTTAGACGAAGAATGTGGTCAGATTTTTCGTATCAAGACGGACCAAGATCAAGTCGGGAAGCCACTCCGACTGCACCGGCACCAAAGTGAGTCAATTCGTATTGCTGCAAGAGGTGAGCCGTATGTGCTGACAACTGGCACCGGCTCAGGTAAAAGCCTCTCATACATTATTCCCGCCGTCGATCACGTTCTGCGAACGGGATCCGGGGATGGCATCAAAGCCATTGTCGTTTACCCCATGAATGCGCTGGCCAACAGCCAACACGATGAGCTATCCAAGTTCCTTGATCTCGGATACGACGAAGGCTCCTCGCCTGTGACGTTCCACCGGTACACCGGTCAAGAAGGCGGAGAGATTCGTGAGCGGTTACTTAACAATCCGCCTGACATCCTGCTTACCAATTATGTAATGCTCGAACTGATTCTCACCCGTATCAACGAGCAGCGGCTGATCCGACGCGCCAAGAACCTCCGGTTCCTAGTTCTCGATGAATTGCATACGTACCGGGGACGACAGGGAGCCGATGTCGCCATGCTTGTCAGGCGTTGTCGTGAGACGTTCAGCGGCGAGAAGATGATCTGTGTTGGGACTTCGGCCACGATGGTCTCGAAGGGTGACTCAGATGCGCAGATGAAAACAGTTGCTGAAGTAGCAACGAAAGTCTTTGGTACGGAAGTCCCTGAGGCAAACATCATTGGGGAGTCACTTCGACGAACGACAGAAGAGTTCGACTATAGCGAAGAGTCTGTCAATGTTCAGCTCCGAGAAGCGGTGGAGTCAGGCGAGGTACCATGTGATTTTACATCGCTACAGTCGAATGTTCTCGCTAGCTGGATCGAGAGTACATTCGGAATAGATCGCGAGGCATCAACAGGTAAGCTAGTTCGGCAGCGGCCTCGGAAAATAGAGGGTGAAGGTGAGGCCGCTGAGGCACTCGCTAGGCTTACCGGTTGCGAAGAGGTACTCGCAATATCTGCAATCCAACGCTACCTACAAGCCGGAACCGCCGTCGCAGCACAGAACCCCGACAACGGCTTCCCATTGTTTGCATTTCGGCTTCACCAGTTCATTACCCGAGGTGACACTGTCTGGGGTCCAATTGCCTCCCCGGTCGAGCGTGCGCCTCACCTTACGCTTAGGGGGCAACAGTTCGTCCCTGGCGATAGAGCCAAGGTCCTTCTACCCTTTGTCTTCTGTCGTGGGTGTGGGCAAGAGTACTACCGAGTCGAGAAGCCCGAGGATCTGGACGCCGAGCCCCTCCGCCCGAGGGAGAGATTCAGCACGATTTGTGATGAGGGATATGAGGCAGGGTACGTCTACATCTCTGAAGAACATGCCTGGCCAGAAAACGATGAGGAGATTATCCAGAGAGTCCCAAACGATTGGGTAGAGGAGCGTGATGACGGGTCGCTTAGGATTCGAAAGGCTCGGGAGAAGTGGGTCCCACAGAATGTTAAGCTGGGGACCAAAGGGAAGTTGGATGACGAAGGTATTGCGGCCACCTATCTTCCTGCACCATTTCGATTCTGCTTAAATCCAAATTGTCGTGTGTCATATGGATTCCGCCAGCGTGGGGACTCGATCAAACTCGCAACTATCGGCGTCGATGGTCGTAGCACGGCCACAACCATTCTTGCACTCGCAGCAATACTCAGGCTCAGAGCCGACGATGGTCTCGATCGCATAGCACGGAAACTGCTGAGCTTTACAGATAATCGGCAGGATGCGTCGCTCCAGGCTGGGCACTTCAATGACTTTGTTGAGGTCGGCTTGATTCGCTCTGCACTATACAGGGCCATGATGCCAAAGGGTGAGGGGCTGGATTACGACGAGTTGGTGCAGCGAGTCGAACAGGCAATGAATCTGCCCATCGACTTGTACGCCGAAGACCCCGAGCTTCGTGGCCAAGCGGTAGAGATGACCAAGCGGGCGCTTCGGTCCGTTCTTCAGTACTTCCTATACCGAGATATGGAAGCGGGTTGGCGAGTGACCTCACCCAACCTCGAACAGTGCGGACTTCTGAAGTTTGAGTACATCGGTCTTGAAGACGCCATAGATGAATCTTTCTGGGCAGAGCGCGGTGCTCATGGCGAGCTTGTCGCAGCGAGCGCTGATCAGCGGAAGAGGATCATAACCGTCCTTCTTGACCATCTCCGACGGAATTTGATAATCAAGGAGGATTCGCTCACACCTATTCATCAGGAGAGGATCTCTGAACAAAGTCGCCAGCGACTGAAAGAACAAAGTCCTTGGCGCGTGGACGATCCAAACAATATGGTGCGGGCTGGTATTGCCTGGCCAAGGAGTAGGACACCGAAGGCTCATTCAGAGGACCTCTTTCTTTCCGCTCAAAGTAACTACGGGATGTTTCTAAGTCGCAGGGATGTTTTGCCACTGCTCAATGGGAGTCTTTCTCTAGACGACCGTACAAAGATCATTCGAGACCTACTCGATGGGCTCAGGATATGGGGACTCGTTGAGGAGGTTCGTACGGATAGTAGCGGAGATAGCATCTCAGGCTATCAAGTCCCCTCCTCGATCATGCGCTGGACCCCCGGTGACGGGAGTAAGCCGATGATCGATCCATTGAAGGTGACTGAGGCATCGGCGGCACTCTCAGCAGCGAATGAATACTTCGTTGCGTTTTATAAAACATTCGTAGATTTCGGCACTGGCCTAGAAGCTCGCGAGCATACAGCGCAGGTTGATAGCCAAGATCGTCAAGAGCGAGAAGCGCGGTTTAAAGAAGGCGTACTGCCGATTCTGTTCTGCTCGCCGACGATGGAGCTTGGAATTGACATCAAGCAGCTCAACGTCGTTAACATGCGCAACGTTCCGCCGAGCCCAGCGAACTATGCGCAACGTAGCGGCCGGGCGGGACGAAGCGGTCAGCCTGCCTTTGTCTACACCTATTGCTCAGGCTATAGCCCGCATGATCAATACTACTTCAAGCGACCGAGTCAGATGGTTTCCGGAGTGGTCACTGAGCCGCGTATTGATTTACTGAATCGAGATTTGATCAGAGCACACGTACATGCCATCTGGCTTGCGGAAGCGGAACTAAATCTTGGATCAACGTTGACTGAGTTGTTATTGGTCTCGGAAGATGACCCATCGCTCCCGCTTAGAGAAGAGGTCGTGACAAAACTTCATCATGCCCCCACTCAACTCAAGGCCCTGACAACAGCTAAGCGGCTATTGACAAGCGTCCATCTCGAAGAAGCTCCTTGGTATCGCGAAGAATGTATCGAGGAGATTCTTGCGCAAGTACCTCAATCCTTCAACGCCGCATGCAACCGCTGGCGAAGTCTCTACCGCTCCGCAGTACAACAACGGACTGTTCAGAACCGTATCATTGGAGATCACACCCGTAACGCACCGGACCGAGATCGAGCCAAGCGATTGCGAGCACAGGCCGAGTCGCAGATCCAGATACTAACGCACGCTAGGAATGCGTTCGAGGGGGATTTCTATAGCTATCGCTATTTTGCAAGTGAAGGATTTCTGCCTGGATATAATTTTCCAAGGCTTCCCCTCTCAGCATTTATACCTGGCCGCCGGGGCCGACGAGGGCGTGACGAGTTCATTTCACGGCCTCGGTTTTTGGCCGTATCAGAGTTCGGACCACGGGCGGTCATCTATCACGAAGGCGCTCGCTACATTATAAATAAGGTCAATCTTGCTTTCGATACCGATAGCGAGGAGTTGACGAAGTTCGTAATGCGGTCGTGCTCGGCATGCGGGTATTGCCATCAGCAGATGAACGGATCACTGCCCGATCTTTGCGAGAGTTGCAACACTCCTCTACAGGCAACAGATGAAGTTAGAGAGCTGGTTCAGCTTCAGAATGTGACAGCAAAGCGCTGGGAGCGTATCACCTCCGATGAAGAGGAGCGACAACGCATTGGATATGAACTAAAGACCACGTTTCGCTTCAGCGAACAAGACGGTGACCTGGACGTGCAAACTGCGGAGATTCGTGATGGCGAGCAACCAGTAGGCAGAATGACTTACGGCGATGCAGCACATATATGGCGCATCAATCTCGGCTGGCTCCGAAGGGAGGATCAGCGACAGCGAGGATTCGTCCTAGATGTGGAGCGTGGGTATTGGGAATCGAACAAGACGGCTGAGGACAACGACCCTTCAGATCCGATGTCGAGACGCCTAGACAGGGTTGTGCCTTTTGTCGAGGATCGCCGAAACGTTCTAGTTTTACGTTTCGATGAACAGCTTACCCTCGAAACGATGGCTTCGATACAATCGGCTTTAAAGCAAGCGATACAGCACTTGTATCAACTTGAACCCTCAGAACTCGCTGCCGAACCATTGCCCTCGAAAGATGACAGACGATCACTCTTCTTTTATGAGGCTTCAGAGGGCGGGGCAGGTGTTTTACGGCAACTCGTCGAAGATCCAATGGCACTAGCCCGAGTTGCAAGGCAGGCCATTGAAATCTGCCATTTCGATTCGGAGACGTATGAAGACAAGGGGTATGAGATGGGCGACGGCGCAGGTTGTGAGGCGGCTTGCTATGACTGTCTCCTCGATTACTTCAATCAACCTGACCACCTACTTCTTGATCGTAAGATTGCAGTCGAGGTTTTAAAGCAACTAGTCTCAGCCAGGGTTGAGTCTAGTTCAGGGGCTCTACCGAGAGCTGAGCGGATCGCGCTGTTCTACCAAGCATGTGATTCTGAACTTGAGCGGCGATGGCTCAAGGCGGTTGAAGAACGCCATTTGGCGATCCCAACGCATGCGCAGCACTTGATCGAGAATCCAAA
- a CDS encoding AAA family ATPase: MTATNDTATMGPALARDVLEPMKRRFVGKDEVIDLLGVCLVGGENLFILGPPGTAKSALVQDLSRRFDGRVFDYLLTRFTEPNELFGPFDIRKLREGELVTNTEGMLAEAEFVFLDELLNANSAILNSLLMALNERVFRRGRETRKLPALMFIGASNRLPEDETLGALFDRFLLRVLCENVESERLRDVLNAGWQIERDSATGVAGEGATVESIRTLQAVVPNVDLSSVREPYLELVARLRRAGIAVSDRRAVKLQRVVAASALLCGREVAQPSDLWVMRYIWDVMEQRELIREMVDQVIGQAGDEAGARHGRSVENTRPDAEALARDLAVIGDALDDADLNDAGRAHLQDRVGVLAGRVQWVDNGAQREALEATLAGLWQRLGVKQ; encoded by the coding sequence ATGACCGCAACCAACGACACTGCGACAATGGGCCCGGCCCTGGCCCGGGACGTCCTCGAACCGATGAAGCGCCGATTCGTCGGCAAAGACGAGGTCATCGACCTGCTGGGCGTCTGCCTCGTCGGCGGAGAAAATCTCTTCATCCTCGGGCCCCCCGGCACGGCCAAGAGCGCGCTGGTCCAGGACCTCAGCCGACGCTTCGACGGCCGGGTGTTCGACTACCTGCTCACCCGTTTCACCGAGCCCAACGAACTCTTTGGTCCGTTCGACATCCGCAAGCTGCGCGAGGGCGAGCTGGTCACCAACACCGAGGGCATGCTCGCCGAGGCGGAGTTCGTATTCCTCGATGAGCTGCTCAACGCGAACAGCGCGATCCTCAACAGCTTGCTGATGGCACTCAACGAACGCGTCTTCCGCCGGGGGCGTGAGACCCGAAAGCTACCCGCGCTGATGTTCATCGGCGCGAGCAACCGGCTGCCTGAGGACGAAACCTTGGGCGCACTGTTCGACAGGTTTCTGTTGCGTGTGCTTTGTGAAAACGTCGAGTCGGAGCGGCTGCGTGATGTGCTCAACGCGGGCTGGCAGATCGAACGCGACTCGGCGACGGGCGTGGCCGGGGAGGGCGCGACCGTCGAGTCGATCCGCACGTTGCAGGCGGTGGTCCCAAACGTGGACCTCTCATCCGTGCGCGAGCCGTACCTGGAGCTGGTTGCCCGGCTTCGGCGTGCAGGGATCGCGGTGTCCGACCGACGGGCGGTGAAGCTTCAGCGTGTGGTTGCGGCGAGCGCGTTGCTTTGCGGGCGTGAAGTTGCACAGCCCAGCGACCTGTGGGTGATGCGTTACATCTGGGACGTGATGGAGCAGCGTGAGTTGATCCGTGAGATGGTCGACCAGGTCATCGGGCAGGCCGGCGACGAGGCGGGCGCGCGTCACGGCCGATCGGTCGAGAACACCCGGCCCGACGCGGAGGCGCTCGCGCGTGACCTGGCGGTGATCGGGGATGCGCTGGACGATGCGGACCTGAATGATGCCGGGCGTGCGCACTTGCAGGACCGTGTGGGTGTGTTGGCGGGCCGTGTGCAGTGGGTCGACAACGGCGCGCAGCGTGAGGCGCTCGAGGCGACGCTCGCGGGGCTGTGGCAACGGCTCGGAGTTAAGCAATGA
- a CDS encoding STM4015 family protein, which translates to MILDNLKTFFGLPVSDFKPGDTLEQPGAAAVRVRLDWDDYDAKKSIADALQALFEQPGADQVSALVVGDWGGAGEGNGIEPVIEILVGAADKLPNLKALFLADMTSEECEVSWITQGDLSPLWSAYPALEELGVRGSQDLTLGRCDMPQLKKLVIETGGLPPEVVGEVAQANLPALEHLELWLGTPDYGGDTTVADLLPILNGGRFPNVRYLGLRNAELADEIAKVVGDSAITPQLELLDLSLGTLRDEGALALAASNNLGHLTKLDVHHHFMTDAGIEALRGLGVALDASDQQEPEKYRDETYYYVSVSE; encoded by the coding sequence ATGATTCTCGACAACCTCAAGACGTTTTTCGGCCTGCCTGTGAGCGATTTCAAGCCGGGCGATACGCTTGAGCAGCCCGGGGCTGCCGCGGTCCGGGTTCGGCTGGACTGGGACGATTACGACGCGAAGAAGTCGATCGCCGACGCGCTTCAGGCCCTATTCGAGCAGCCCGGGGCCGACCAGGTTTCTGCGCTGGTCGTCGGGGACTGGGGCGGCGCGGGCGAGGGCAACGGCATCGAGCCGGTGATCGAGATCCTGGTCGGCGCGGCCGACAAACTACCCAACCTCAAGGCCCTGTTCCTCGCCGACATGACCTCCGAAGAGTGCGAGGTGTCGTGGATCACGCAGGGCGACCTGTCGCCGTTGTGGTCCGCGTACCCGGCGCTTGAAGAACTCGGCGTGCGTGGGTCGCAGGACCTGACGCTGGGCCGATGCGACATGCCTCAACTCAAGAAACTCGTCATCGAGACCGGCGGGCTCCCGCCGGAGGTCGTTGGCGAGGTCGCGCAGGCCAACCTGCCTGCGCTCGAGCACCTCGAGCTCTGGCTGGGCACGCCGGACTACGGGGGCGACACGACGGTCGCGGACCTGCTGCCGATCCTCAACGGCGGACGTTTCCCGAACGTCCGCTACCTCGGCTTGCGCAACGCGGAGCTCGCGGACGAGATCGCGAAGGTCGTCGGCGACAGCGCGATCACCCCGCAGCTCGAATTGCTCGACCTCTCGCTGGGCACCCTCCGCGACGAGGGCGCACTAGCGCTCGCGGCGTCGAATAACCTGGGCCATCTGACCAAGCTCGATGTGCACCACCACTTCATGACGGACGCGGGAATCGAGGCGCTGCGCGGGCTCGGCGTCGCGCTGGACGCGAGCGATCAGCAAGAGCCCGAGAAGTACCGCGACGAGACGTACTACTACGTCAGCGTTTCCGAATAG
- a CDS encoding STM4014 family protein — protein MIGTPDEVRTRGFNEALADAGLGPAEVLSYPELLRLETGPLEAMINEVDWVRIESPGRDRAVVDVVRAYAGSAWFHAAEYPGLAVQAAQPVTPKGVIDRPRLFSRGLCQAMVRIEHARRAGGDTPFLNAPEGIALACDKPGACAHLAQHGIGIPGPISDADHECRSYDDVRNTMADVGCRRAFIKLSHGSGASGVVAYQFNATHELATTTVALHHGPDGVQLCNTRKIQRYDDSADIRMLLDNLCPMGVYVERWVPKAGVNGRTTDLRVVTIAGEPRHTVLRLSRSPITNLHLLNERADPALLRGQMRPTDWDAVMETSRQVARCFPQMLYLGIDLAVHADLRGHTVFEVNAFGDLLHGVTHRGQSTYAAQLEALEQWGPHHA, from the coding sequence ATGATCGGCACGCCGGACGAGGTGCGCACCAGGGGGTTCAATGAAGCGCTGGCCGACGCGGGGTTGGGGCCGGCGGAGGTATTGAGCTACCCGGAGTTGCTGCGTCTCGAGACCGGGCCGCTTGAGGCGATGATCAACGAGGTCGACTGGGTGCGCATCGAGTCGCCCGGACGCGACCGCGCGGTAGTCGATGTGGTCCGTGCGTACGCGGGGTCCGCATGGTTTCACGCAGCGGAGTATCCGGGGCTTGCCGTCCAGGCCGCCCAGCCCGTCACCCCCAAAGGTGTGATTGATCGGCCCCGGCTGTTCTCGCGTGGGCTGTGCCAGGCGATGGTTCGGATTGAACACGCGCGGCGTGCCGGCGGTGATACACCCTTTCTCAACGCGCCCGAAGGGATCGCACTGGCCTGCGATAAGCCGGGGGCCTGTGCGCATTTAGCGCAGCATGGCATCGGTATCCCGGGCCCGATTTCGGATGCCGACCACGAGTGCCGTAGCTACGACGATGTCCGCAATACGATGGCGGATGTCGGCTGTCGTCGCGCATTCATCAAACTGTCGCACGGCTCGGGTGCCTCTGGCGTCGTCGCGTATCAGTTCAACGCGACGCACGAGTTGGCGACGACGACGGTCGCACTCCATCACGGCCCCGACGGCGTACAGCTTTGCAACACCCGCAAGATCCAGCGTTATGACGATTCGGCCGACATCCGTATGTTACTAGACAATCTGTGCCCGATGGGGGTGTACGTCGAGCGGTGGGTGCCCAAGGCCGGGGTCAATGGGCGCACGACCGACCTGCGCGTTGTGACGATCGCGGGTGAACCCAGGCATACGGTGCTCCGGCTGAGCCGCTCGCCGATCACGAACCTGCACCTTCTGAATGAACGGGCCGACCCGGCGCTGCTGCGTGGACAGATGCGGCCGACGGATTGGGACGCGGTGATGGAGACATCTCGGCAGGTTGCGCGCTGCTTCCCGCAGATGCTTTACCTCGGGATCGACCTCGCGGTTCACGCCGACCTGCGCGGGCACACGGTGTTCGAGGTCAACGCGTTTGGCGACCTGCTGCACGGCGTTACGCATCGCGGACAGAGCACCTACGCCGCACAGCTCGAAGCGCTTGAACAATGGGGCCCGCACCATGCCTGA
- a CDS encoding STM4013/SEN3800 family hydrolase yields the protein MPDGNADMLDAASLIGRCDVLFITLDTLRFDVADDAMRAGRTPTLQALLPGGVWERRHSPASFTYAAHQAFFAGFLPTPAEPGPHPRLFAARFAGSETTTPKTAVFDAPDIVTGFAAKGYATVCVGGVGFFSRLTPLGSVLPDLFEEAHWSPELGVTSATSTQAQVDLARARLDAIGEDRRVFLFINVSALHQPNCIFSSEATNDSPKTQADALAYVDEQLSPLFEALRQRGDTLCILTSDHGTCYGEDGYHGHRIGHRAVWEVPYTEILLEGER from the coding sequence ATGCCTGATGGTAACGCTGACATGCTCGACGCGGCTTCACTAATCGGCCGGTGTGACGTGCTGTTCATCACCCTGGACACGCTGCGCTTCGACGTCGCGGACGACGCGATGCGTGCCGGGCGGACGCCGACGCTGCAGGCGCTGCTGCCGGGCGGCGTTTGGGAGCGTCGTCACAGCCCGGCCTCGTTTACATATGCCGCGCATCAGGCGTTTTTTGCGGGATTTTTGCCAACCCCCGCCGAGCCGGGCCCGCACCCGCGTCTCTTCGCCGCACGCTTCGCGGGGAGCGAGACGACCACGCCCAAGACCGCAGTGTTTGATGCGCCCGACATTGTGACGGGTTTCGCGGCAAAGGGCTACGCGACGGTCTGCGTGGGTGGCGTTGGTTTTTTTAGCCGCCTGACGCCGCTTGGGTCGGTGTTGCCAGACCTTTTTGAGGAGGCTCACTGGTCGCCCGAGCTCGGCGTCACCAGCGCAACTTCGACGCAGGCGCAAGTCGATCTCGCGCGGGCCCGGCTCGATGCGATCGGCGAGGATCGGCGCGTTTTCCTCTTCATCAACGTCTCCGCACTTCACCAGCCCAACTGCATCTTCTCCTCCGAGGCAACGAACGACTCCCCCAAGACGCAGGCCGATGCGCTGGCCTATGTGGATGAGCAGCTCTCGCCATTGTTTGAGGCGCTGCGCCAGCGCGGTGACACGCTGTGCATCCTCACCTCCGACCACGGCACCTGCTACGGCGAAGACGGCTACCATGGGCACCGGATCGGGCACCGCGCCGTCTGGGAGGTGCCCTACACCGAGATTCTGCTGGAAGGGGAACGCTAG
- a CDS encoding STM4012 family radical SAM protein — translation MPTTQTDRAHPLLSDTPYASYVYGYPHKTAYRPFDSPKPLDALWNGEDRGSLFLYVHIPFCEMRCGFCNLFTTVDHRARSTDSYLDALGREVDQVAARLGDARFARMAVGGGTPTFLAVEQLARVFDLMQDRFGADCGAMPTSVETSPATASGEKLALLRERGVSRVSIGVQSFDEEDARRIGRPMRRAEMLPALGRIRDAGFPLFNIDLIYGGEGQTTAKWMASVVEAVSFDPEELYLYPLYVRPLTTLGKLDHSWDDQRLEAYRAARDYLVNAGYRQVSMRMFQKHGAGEPASSSAPHYCCQSDGMVGVGCGARSYTSAVHFSSEYAVGRSGVRAILDDYCARPAASFATAGHGVELDRDEQARRGLIMSLLQCDGLDTALFELRFGEHPAARFPELSELEALGLMVREPGRLRLTPMGIERSDSVGPWLYSSAIRRRMEAYRLR, via the coding sequence ATGCCGACGACGCAGACCGACCGCGCCCACCCGCTACTCAGCGACACGCCCTATGCGTCGTATGTCTATGGCTATCCGCACAAAACCGCGTACCGACCGTTCGACTCGCCCAAGCCGCTCGATGCGCTCTGGAACGGCGAAGACCGCGGCTCGCTATTTCTGTACGTGCATATCCCGTTCTGCGAGATGCGGTGTGGGTTCTGCAATCTATTCACGACGGTCGATCACCGTGCGCGAAGCACGGATAGTTATCTGGATGCGTTGGGGCGTGAGGTCGATCAGGTCGCGGCCCGGCTCGGCGATGCGCGCTTCGCGCGGATGGCGGTCGGGGGCGGGACGCCGACGTTTTTGGCGGTGGAGCAGCTCGCGCGTGTCTTCGACCTGATGCAGGACCGGTTCGGTGCCGACTGCGGCGCGATGCCGACGAGTGTCGAGACGTCGCCCGCCACGGCGTCGGGGGAGAAGCTTGCGCTGCTGCGCGAGCGCGGCGTGAGTCGGGTGAGTATCGGCGTGCAGTCGTTTGACGAGGAAGACGCGCGGCGGATCGGCCGGCCGATGCGAAGAGCGGAGATGCTCCCCGCGCTCGGGCGCATCCGCGACGCCGGCTTCCCGCTGTTCAACATCGACCTGATCTACGGCGGCGAGGGCCAGACCACCGCGAAGTGGATGGCGAGTGTTGTGGAAGCGGTGTCGTTTGACCCCGAGGAGCTGTATCTCTACCCGCTCTACGTTCGGCCGTTGACAACCCTGGGTAAGCTCGACCATTCGTGGGACGACCAGCGGCTCGAGGCCTACCGCGCTGCGCGCGACTACCTCGTTAACGCGGGCTACCGGCAGGTCTCGATGCGGATGTTCCAGAAGCACGGCGCGGGCGAGCCCGCGTCGTCGAGCGCGCCGCACTACTGCTGCCAGAGCGACGGGATGGTCGGCGTCGGCTGCGGCGCGCGGTCGTATACGTCGGCGGTGCATTTTTCGAGTGAGTATGCGGTGGGCCGGTCGGGGGTCCGCGCGATCCTCGACGACTACTGCGCGCGGCCGGCCGCCTCGTTTGCGACGGCGGGCCACGGCGTTGAGCTCGACCGAGACGAACAGGCGCGGCGGGGCCTGATCATGTCGCTGCTGCAGTGCGACGGGCTCGATACCGCCTTGTTTGAACTCCGATTTGGCGAGCATCCTGCTGCGCGATTCCCCGAGCTCAGTGAGTTGGAGGCGCTTGGCTTGATGGTGCGCGAGCCCGGCCGTCTGCGGCTGACGCCGATGGGGATTGAGCGGTCGGATTCGGTCGGGCCCTGGCTATACTCGTCGGCGATACGTCGGCGGATGGAGGCGTACCGCCTACGATGA